The following coding sequences lie in one Cryptococcus gattii WM276 chromosome L, complete sequence genomic window:
- a CDS encoding uncharacterized protein (Similar to TIGR gene model, INSD accession AAW44987.1), with translation MKGVVPTVRSTPEAAKCKGHPMVTSNPKDQGKANSSNKEHFSAVARRAPKPVVQNYMPPHIEEEVKPRSKNKRGWVDRNGNPLPDAPPRKKSIINIIQEKEAQEEKKAKKRAQAKEKRNRTIQAKKKKKNEEKIEFGLLPKGAGPTEEYPILLALDKQKSLPIKSQAKLKNGEITRSPRPTYSIVEDIDDLVYGCVKSRNNQGNTAADPITLDHSSEISGHKIRSDGSTSTLVEGSKANKSCGSAQLSRLSVSKSWDPRSSLFKKSYPLSNNREKSQLGRLGSPMQPWVLETSLTDDTIVNTNSMEHPSTMTRVPSSMTPAGDKSFTTTSGLPYSSPLAGRGKITGHTVEEKWKGKGKLIEHSPEPDLEPNLEGFKSLDVERLERAAETYQPKQTYSAPSPVIARPIPRRFQPLLPIRPFQPPSRSPGPIWSTLPAPTKHNLPSSSSPSKALKTVTSNKFRVPSLFPIPHKRSDALPPSSPGKVTRLTLFSPTSKGEDARRPISERSLYTIKTIRGTRHGPSFVRNDMPGGTSNRTEGIKGRLTLPPGRSGGLSGNHSGGISTRWEKENDQQTQVSQNEFSGYLTYDHCDYQSRAGQTGDDYDDGHECEADGDEMDWQSAWKGRSSGGTETHLVK, from the exons ATGAAAGGTGTCGTGCCGACAGTCAGATCTACGCCCGAAGCTGCAAAATGCAAAGGACATCCAATGGTTACATCCAATCCGAAAGATCAGGGGAAAGCAAACTCAAGCAATAAGGAACACTTTTCCGCAGTGGCACGACGTGCCCCAAAACCTGTTGTTCAAAACTACATGCCACCACATATcgaagaggaagtaaaaCCACGCAGCAAGAACAAAAGAGGATGGGTAGACAGGAATGGTAACCCGTTACCTGACGCTCCTCCGCGTAAGAAGTCGATAATCAATATCATCCAGGAGAAGGAAGCACaggaggaaaaaaaggcgaagaagagggcCCAAgccaaggagaagagaaacAGAACCATCCAAGcgaaaaaaaagaagaaaaatgaggagaagattgagtTTGGATTACTTC CGAAAGGTGCTGGCCCTACTGAGGAGTACCCGATCCTACTCGCTCTGGACAAGCAGAAATCTCTCCCGATTAAATCTCAAGCAAAGCTAAAAAATGGAGAAATCACCCGCTCCCCTCGTCCTACATACAGTATCGTTGAGGATATCGATGACCTGGTTTATGGATGTGTAAAATCAAGGAACAACCAGGGCAATACTGCGGCCGATCCTATCACACTCGACCATTCGTCTGAGATTAGTGGCCACAAAATTCGATCGGATGGATCTACTTCGACACTGGTAGAGGGCAGCAAGGCCAATAAGTCTTGTGGTAGTGCGCAACTTAGCAGGCTTTCGGTATCAAAGTCATGGGACCCGCGCAGTTCACTTTTCAAGAAATCGTATCCTTTATCAAACAATCGTGAAAAAAGCCAACTTGGTCGTCTAGGAAGCCCTATGCAACCTTGGGTACTAGAAACGTCTCTTACTGATGATACGATCGTCAACACTAACTCGATGGAACACCCCTCTACAATGACTCGCGTTCCATCTTCGATGACTCCAGCAGGCGATAAGTCATTTACCACAACCAGTGGTCTACCTTACAGTTCACCTTTAGCCGGAAGGGGCAAGATAACGGGTCATACCGTGGAAGAGAAGtggaaaggaaagggaaagcTGATTGAACACTCGCCTGAACCAGATCTGGAGCCAAATTTGGAAGGCTTTAAATCACTGGACGTGGAAAGATTAGAAAGAGCAGCGGAGA CTTACCAACCTAAGCAGACGTACAGTGCACCATCCCCCGTCATTGCTCGTCCCATTCCCCGACGGTTTCAACCTCTCCTCCCTATCAGACCCTTCCAACCTCCATCTCGTTCTCCTGGTCCTATATGGTCAACTCTACCTGCGCCCACCAAGCACAACTTAccttcctcgtcatctCCCTCAAAAGCTTTAAAGACTGTCACTTCAAACAAGTTTCGTGTCCCATCGCTTTTCCCTATCCCTCACAAACGCTCCGACGCTCTGCCCCCTAGCTCGCCTGGAAAAGTCACCAGACTCACCCTTTTCTCGCCTACTTCGAAAGGGGAAGACGCTCGCCGACCTATTTCTGAAAGGTCTTTGTACACGATAAAGACAATCCGAGGTACCAGACACGGCCCGTCATTCGTTCGTAACGACATGCCCGGGGGGACAAGCAATAGAACCGAGGGTATCAAAGGCAGGCTGACCCTTCCTCCTGGCCGAAGCGGAGGTCTGTCAGGAAACCACAGTGGTGGCATAAGCACAAGgtgggagaaggaaaatgaTCAGCAGACCCAGGTGTCTCAAAATGAATTTAGTGGATACCTTACCTATGACCATTGCGATTACCAATCTCGGGCAGGGCAGACGGGGGATGATTATGACGATGGGCACGAGTGTGAGGCCGACGGAGATGAGATGGACTGGCAGTCAGCCTGGAAAGGGAGGAGTAGCGGTGGAACGGAGACGCACTTAGTTAAATGA
- a CDS encoding NADH dehydrogenase 10.5K chain, putative (Similar to TIGR gene model, INSD accession AAW44988.1): MSSFAKQIPKAVKEIRLHFCQTSAPSAGVRQFVQSSYPAVKSANPDLKFLIREASNISPRAFVRFERGVESEAQLANLSEPDVGKVLTHLVNQQSGAGVA; this comes from the exons ATGTCTTCATTCGCCAAACAGATCCCCAAGGCCGTCAAGGAAATCCGACTTCACTTCTGCCAAACATCTGCCCCTTCAGCTGGTGTTCG ACAATTCGTCCAGTCCTCATATCCCGCTGTCAAGTCAGCCAACCCTGATCTCAAATTCCTCATTCGAGAAGCAAGCAACATTTCCCCCCGTGCTTTCGTTAGATTCG AACGTGGCGTCGAATCAGAAGCTCAACTCGCGAACCTTTCAGAACCCGACGTCGGCAAGGTTTTGACGCATTTGGTGAATCAGCAATCCGGCGCTGGCGTTGCTTAA
- a CDS encoding transcription factor PacC, putative (Similar to TIGR gene model, INSD accession AAW44985.1), translating into MAYPTLPPNLLSTPNTYSDSVSPSDPEPITPELISREPENSAQKVAKTAVNNTNAASKSTESKGEALPCKWTGCSHISESPDELYDHLCTIHVGRKSTNNLCLTCGWENCGTKCVKRDHITSHLRVHTPLKPHPCAVCGKTFKRPQDLKKHERIHTAEHHQLHKLSKAPTTTDPEFNSRVSLSSATRIDRPRSPLSTSVSPTSTSSHSLHSSSSPFDHLLATGFHTDKSVSPTPSALALLHKKQHEELAAYQQKEMLVLQQLAFNQQQSQAYAARLAAEPFNAGAGAKRGQVDAFHELLSDVKKRKVEPVYDQDMIHRLNALVPPTLPTSFPALPSLGGYNQYRTYPSFGGYPNLPSLHTGIYPTIAPQTQYSNQSPLPIPEIKTEADLAMFNEFMISLGRDAAANKAGPHPMTQSASGSGASNGYSASNSGTPLSETSGGVEDLFNAEELASLGLAGMPGISVHSGDMHNSNDESTHSVSDASPPAVSFGGLYPSLEAMRNRNNSAPDVSALPSAAKRPIAGLPRGSMGNVHSSSANQSTKPSYLSGMYGFNSSQQYDEATHDYLHGLSNGHHNDYSHSANNGATNPYASFDSLARNKQSLPAATLAPKMFHNKVYRDVAPLGTAVSKRARESAERTNMEDSDSEDLYDEPESSHGYAVSNERAREERTPKIPVRSLIISTRALSPSTASGKEDDLKLPAISPSHVEPGTDLPPLHSIQGGHGSGLYRRTSSLSSNSTSTSGSSSFNNSLAPSNVASGTTTPRGSTPPRGVPTKRHTEDEIVRGVKRLELGPAEPLRSTTPELVDSATTERAASLERDQKPDISTLSSSSSSPPPPSGNPLPSISTASEEGKGITMEEMRRRHAALIKSWLVAVNLQWRRTKMEEMQRKQREEMEEREEEGEVMNVDERERVGVVA; encoded by the exons ATGGCTTACCCAACTCTCCCGCCGAATCTCCTCAGTACTCCCAATACCTATTCCGATTCTGTCTCTCCCTCCGATCCCGAACCAATCACTCCCGAACTCATCTCGCGGGAGCCAGAAAATTCGGCGCAGAAGGTGGCGAAAACAGCCGTGAACAATACCAATGCCGCTTCCAAGTCGACTGAGAGCAAGGGTGAGGCATTACCTTGCAAGTGGACAGGATGCTCGCATATATCAGAATCTCCAGATGAGTTGTACGACCATTTGTGTACAATCCATGTGGGGAGAAAAAGTACAAATAATTTGTGTTTGACTTGTGGATGGGAAAATTGTGGTACCAAGTGTGTAAAGCGTGATCATATCACTAGCCATCTTCGAG TGCACACTCCGTTGAAGCCACACCCTTGTGCGGTCTGTGGAAAGACTTTCAAGCGTCCCCAAGACCTGAAGAAGCACGAGAGAATCCACACTGCAGAGCATCACCAACTTCACAAGCTCTCTAAAGCGCCTACGACGACCGACCCAGAATTCAACTCTCGtgtttccctttcttccGCCACTCGGATCGATCGTCCCCGTTCTCCCCTGTCTACCTCAGTATCACCCACTAGTACTTCGTCCCACAGCCTtcactcttcctcttcacccTTCGATCACCTCCTCGCAACCGGGTTCCATACCGACAAGTCCGTCTCACCCACACCGAGTGCGTTGGCGTTGTTGCACAAGAAGCAGCATGAAGAGTTGGCGGCGTATCAACAAAAGGAAATGCTGGTGCTCCAGCAGTTGGCATTCAACCAGCAGCAAAGCCAAGCATATGCTGCTAGGCTTGCGGCTGAGCCTTTTAATGCTGGCGCAGGCGCCAAGCGAGGGCAGGTGGATGCCTTCCATGAATTGTTGTCGGATGTGAAGAAGCGCAAAGTTGAACCTGTTTATGACCAAG ACATGATCCATCGTCTCAACGCCCTTGTCCCTCCCACTCTTCCAACAAGCTTTCCCGCCCTTCCGTCTTTGGGAGGATACAACCAGTACCGAACCTACCCATCTTTCGGCGGCTATCCCAATCTTCCATCTCTGCACACCGGCATTTATCCTACCATCGCTCCTCAAACTCAGTACTCGAACCAAAGCCCTCTGCCCATACCTGAAATCAAGACCGAGGCTGATCTGGCCATGTTCAACGAGTTTATGATATCTTTGGGTCGTGATGCCGCTGCAAACAAAGCTGGTCCCCACCCCATGACACAAAGCGCTTCGGGCAGCGGTGCATCCAACGGGTACTCTGCCAGCAACAGCGGTACCCCACTCTCCGAAACGAGTGGTGGTGTGGAAGACTTGTTTAATGCCGAAGAACTTGCTTCATTAGGTTTAGCAGGTATGCCTGGTATCTCTGTCCACTCTGGCGACATGCACAACAGCAACGATGAAAGCACACACAGTGTTTCCGATGCTTCGCCTCCAGCTGTTTCCTTTGGTGGACTGTACCCTTCACTTGAAGCGATGCGAAATCGTAACAACAGCGCGCCGGATGTGTCCGCATTGCCTAGTGCGGCCAAGAGACCCATCGCGGGATTGCCCCGGGGTAGTATGGGCAACGTCCACAGCTCTTCGGCGAACCAGTCGACCAAGCCAAGCTATTTGTCTGGGATGTATGGTTTCAACTCTAGCCAGCAGTACGATGAGGCTACGCACGACTACCTCCATGGCTTGTCAAACGGGCATCACAACGATTACTCACATTCGGCGAACAATGGTGCTACCAATCCGTATGCCTCTTTTGACTCGCTCGCGAGGAACAAGCAGTCCCTCCCTGCAGCTACCCTTGCGCCAAAGATGTTCCATAACAAGGTGTACAGGGATGTCGCGCCGCTGGGTACTGCCGTATCTAAGCGGGCGAGGGAAAGTGCTGAACGGACAAACATGGAGGACTCGGATTCTGAGGACCTGTATGACGAGCCCGAGTCAAGTCATGGGTATGCCGTCTCTAACGAGCGGGCCCGAGAAGAGAGAACACCCAAGATTCCTGTGCGGTCACTCATCATTTCAACTCGTGCCCTTTCTCCATCTACTGCGTCCGGCAAGGAAGACGACCTCAAGCTTCCTGCCATTTCACCATCACATGTCGAGCCCGGTACAGATCTTCCGCCTCTTCACTCTATCCAAGGTGGACACGGTTCAGGACTGTATCGACGTACATCATCACTCTCGTCCAACTCGACTAGTACTTCTGGCTCGTCCAGCTTTAACAACTCTCTCGCTCCGTCTAATGTCGCCTCTGGCACGACGACACCAAGGGGCTCAACGCCTCCGAGGGGTGTACCCACCAAGAGGCATACAGAGGATGAGATTGTCCGTGGGGTCAAGCGACTCGAGCTGGGTCCGGCTGAACCTCTTCGGTCAACAACGCCCGAGTTGGTCGATTCTGCCACGACTGAACGGGCGGCGTCGCTTGAGAGGGATCAAAAGCCCGACATTTCCACTCTTTCCTCATCgtcctcctctcctcctcctccttctggTAACCCACTGCCATCCATTTCGACAGCCAgtgaggaaggaaagggtataacgatggaagagatgaggagaagacACGCGGCGTTGATCAAGAGTTGGCTTGTAGCTGTCAACTTGCAATGGAGGAGGACTAAAATGGAGGAAATGCAGAGGAAGCAGCgggaagagatggaagagcgtgaagaagaaggggaagtGATGAATGTGGAtgagagggagagggtCGGGGTGGTTGCTTAA